In the genome of bacterium, one region contains:
- a CDS encoding isoprenylcysteine carboxylmethyltransferase family protein has translation MGFRKRLHWNHYRVLVATNAALLIPVFSQKEPKTLGIVLLALGVLLRCWSLGNMEKKKAVLAMKGPYAFSRNPLYIANILLAAGVGAAMGYAWVAVLFPLLAFLVFRYRVQREEAHLRVIHGAAYDAYCARVARWLPMRIPHPCPSWSFDWKSFSRNHGFSNLAGFAAFMLWWDVLGDLIMPWLQEGKPIAFLLGRYFRHFI, from the coding sequence ATGGGTTTCAGGAAGCGGCTGCACTGGAACCACTACCGGGTCCTTGTCGCCACGAACGCCGCGCTGCTCATTCCGGTGTTCTCTCAAAAAGAGCCGAAGACCTTGGGCATCGTCTTGTTGGCTCTGGGTGTTTTGTTGCGCTGCTGGTCTCTCGGGAACATGGAGAAGAAGAAAGCCGTTCTGGCCATGAAGGGCCCCTACGCCTTCTCCCGGAACCCGCTCTATATCGCAAACATTCTCCTGGCCGCCGGCGTGGGGGCGGCAATGGGTTATGCATGGGTGGCCGTTCTTTTTCCGCTCTTGGCGTTCCTGGTGTTCCGCTACCGCGTGCAGCGGGAGGAAGCGCATCTTCGAGTGATTCATGGGGCGGCCTATGACGCATACTGCGCCCGTGTCGCGCGGTGGCTCCCGATGAGGATCCCGCATCCATGCCCATCCTGGAGCTTTGACTGGAAGTCCTTCTCCCGCAATCATGGCTTTTCCAACCTGGCCGGTTTTGCGGCGTTTATGCTCTGGTGGGATGTCCTCGGCGACCTCATCATGCCCTGGCTGCAAGAAGGCAAGCCCATCGCATTTCTGCTCGGGCGCTATTTCCGCCATTTTATCTAG
- a CDS encoding ABC transporter ATP-binding protein, producing the protein MANRVVVNNLEAGYGSVQVLHGVSIEVNDGETVVLLGTNGNGKSTLIKCIMGIIPPTSGEIYLEIDGERINLAGKTPEEIVNLGVALVPEGRRLFPLLTVEENLLLGAYRPAARKDIGRNIEFCFEAFPILEERKHQLAGSMSGGEQQMLAVARALMSAPRILLVDEPSVGLAPILVSRVIAKIKELKEKYNLTVLMAEQNFNQAVKIADRGYIIVHGQIEFEGKDAKELAENEMIKKFYLGV; encoded by the coding sequence TTGGCGAATAGAGTGGTCGTCAACAATCTGGAGGCGGGCTACGGCTCCGTCCAGGTGCTGCACGGGGTTTCGATCGAGGTGAACGACGGCGAGACGGTCGTCCTCCTCGGCACGAACGGCAACGGAAAGAGCACGCTGATCAAGTGCATCATGGGCATTATCCCGCCCACCAGCGGAGAAATTTACCTGGAGATCGACGGCGAGCGTATCAATCTGGCGGGCAAGACGCCGGAGGAGATCGTCAACCTGGGAGTCGCTCTCGTGCCGGAGGGCCGGCGGCTCTTCCCGCTGCTGACCGTCGAGGAGAATCTCCTCCTGGGCGCCTACCGGCCCGCGGCCCGCAAGGATATCGGCCGGAACATCGAGTTTTGCTTCGAAGCCTTCCCCATCCTTGAGGAGCGCAAGCACCAGCTCGCCGGCAGCATGAGCGGGGGCGAGCAGCAGATGCTGGCCGTGGCCCGCGCCCTCATGTCGGCGCCCAGGATCCTGCTGGTGGATGAGCCCTCTGTGGGGCTCGCCCCCATTTTGGTGAGCCGCGTCATCGCCAAGATCAAGGAGCTGAAGGAAAAGTACAACCTGACCGTCCTGATGGCCGAGCAGAACTTCAACCAGGCGGTCAAGATCGCCGATCGCGGCTACATCATCGTCCACGGCCAGATTGAGTTTGAGGGCAAGGACGCAAAAGAGCTGGCGGAAAACGAGATGATCAAGAAGTTCTACCTGGGCGTCTAG
- a CDS encoding ABC transporter ATP-binding protein has product MSETLLDIQGVTKRFGGFHALSEVSLHVNKNERFGLIGPNGSGKTTLINCISGALRNDGGKILFAGEDIGVLPAYQRTRRGIARSFQIPKPFTSMTLCENLCIPLEYTAHAKSHGGNVVAEAMDILDQIGLADRANLYPADLTQIDMRKLELARAMAAKPKLLISDEAMAGLSANEVDGILEILFKLNEGGITIIMIEHIMRAVMNFSERIVVLDAGQKIAEGKPDEIVNNKEVERAYLGE; this is encoded by the coding sequence ATGAGCGAGACGCTTCTCGATATCCAGGGCGTGACGAAGCGCTTCGGGGGCTTTCACGCCCTCTCTGAGGTCAGCCTGCACGTGAACAAGAACGAGCGCTTCGGCCTGATCGGCCCGAACGGCTCGGGCAAGACGACCTTGATCAATTGCATCTCCGGCGCCCTGCGGAACGACGGCGGCAAGATTCTTTTCGCCGGGGAGGACATCGGCGTGTTGCCCGCCTACCAGCGGACGCGCCGCGGTATTGCCCGCAGCTTCCAGATTCCCAAGCCCTTTACCAGCATGACCCTTTGCGAGAACCTCTGCATTCCGCTTGAGTACACGGCCCATGCCAAATCGCACGGAGGCAATGTCGTCGCCGAGGCGATGGACATCCTCGATCAAATCGGCCTGGCCGACCGGGCGAACTTGTATCCCGCCGATCTGACGCAGATCGATATGCGCAAGCTGGAGCTGGCGCGGGCCATGGCGGCGAAACCGAAGCTGCTGATCTCCGATGAGGCGATGGCGGGCCTCTCGGCCAACGAGGTGGACGGCATCCTCGAGATTCTCTTCAAGCTGAACGAGGGGGGAATCACCATCATCATGATCGAACACATCATGCGTGCGGTGATGAACTTCTCCGAGCGTATCGTGGTTCTCGACGCGGGCCAGAAGATCGCCGAAGGGAAGCCGGACGAAATCGTCAACAACAAAGAAGTGGAAAGGGCCTATCTTGGCGAATAG
- a CDS encoding branched-chain amino acid ABC transporter permease → MKNGKTRFLLLAAALIVIAFFVTVFMENRFYYKAAYVVLQYIALATAWNILGGYTGYVNFGTASFFAMGAYTAVALIIAWKPPLYVLLIAGGAVSGLMGLGIGYLTLRLRGVFFSIATLALAVVLQMVVSNWDYVGGGKGTAILKPRSVPFFSNYDEFLFFIMAALAVAAVIVAWLIENSWVGRGMAAIRDNEEAAECMGVPILKLKLFATTLSGAMMGIVGAPFSYFVVYIEPTSAFHLDYAVNSLAMPMIGGTTTWLGPVIGAVLVGTAQQIAIVTLSAEMNLLIVGSLLVGFVVFAPEGIVGLLRKLRGRVAGRAGG, encoded by the coding sequence GAACGGAAAGACACGGTTCTTGCTCCTGGCGGCCGCGCTGATCGTGATCGCGTTCTTCGTCACGGTGTTTATGGAGAACCGGTTCTACTACAAGGCCGCCTATGTCGTGCTCCAGTACATTGCCCTGGCGACTGCCTGGAACATTCTGGGGGGATATACCGGCTACGTGAACTTCGGGACGGCTTCTTTCTTCGCCATGGGCGCCTATACGGCGGTGGCGCTGATCATCGCCTGGAAGCCGCCCCTGTACGTGCTTCTCATCGCGGGGGGCGCGGTGTCAGGCCTGATGGGGCTGGGAATCGGCTATCTCACCCTCCGGCTGAGGGGGGTCTTCTTCTCCATCGCCACCCTGGCGCTGGCCGTCGTCCTCCAGATGGTGGTCTCGAACTGGGATTATGTGGGCGGCGGAAAGGGGACGGCCATTCTCAAGCCCCGGAGCGTCCCGTTTTTCTCGAATTACGATGAATTCCTCTTCTTCATCATGGCCGCCCTCGCCGTCGCGGCGGTAATTGTCGCCTGGCTGATCGAAAACTCCTGGGTGGGAAGAGGAATGGCCGCGATCCGCGACAACGAGGAGGCGGCCGAGTGCATGGGGGTGCCGATTCTCAAGCTCAAGCTTTTTGCGACCACGCTGAGCGGAGCGATGATGGGCATCGTCGGTGCGCCGTTCTCCTACTTCGTTGTCTACATCGAGCCGACATCGGCTTTCCACCTCGACTATGCGGTCAACAGCCTGGCGATGCCCATGATCGGCGGGACGACGACCTGGCTCGGCCCGGTGATCGGCGCCGTCCTCGTCGGGACGGCGCAGCAGATCGCGATCGTCACCCTCTCGGCGGAGATGAACCTGCTCATTGTGGGAAGCCTTTTGGTCGGCTTCGTCGTGTTCGCTCCCGAGGGCATTGTGGGCCTGCTGCGGAAGCTGCGCGGCCGGGTCGCGGGAAGGGCAGGCGGATGA
- the mnmA gene encoding tRNA 2-thiouridine(34) synthase MnmA: MGERVVVAMSGGVDSSVAAALLAEAGHEVVGVGLRLADRPVTESFHRGCCAPRDLADARAVAAKLGIPFYVLDVREAFREQVIENFIEEYARGRTPVPCVACNQVVKFDYLAEKARGFGAEKLATGHYARLVEKNGRLTLGRSADREKDQTYFLFGMSQAQLAGAIFPLGDFEKSQTREIARRLGLPTAEKPESQEICFVPKDDYRAFLQSERPGIDQPGPIVDREGRALGAHPGITNFTVGQRKGIGLGGGAPRYVLELQSGAATVVIGGREELRRERFLAERVAWSVPIPEEGARLLVQVRHRQRPAACRVRLLPEGFAEVVPEDPAALGAVAPGQAAVFYEGDIMFGGGWVSS; this comes from the coding sequence ATGGGTGAGCGGGTGGTCGTCGCCATGAGCGGCGGGGTGGACAGTTCGGTGGCCGCCGCGCTGCTGGCCGAGGCGGGCCATGAGGTCGTGGGGGTGGGGCTCCGCCTCGCCGATCGGCCGGTGACCGAATCCTTCCACCGGGGCTGCTGCGCCCCGCGCGATCTGGCCGACGCCCGCGCGGTGGCGGCGAAGCTGGGCATCCCGTTCTATGTGCTGGACGTGCGCGAGGCGTTTCGCGAGCAGGTGATCGAAAATTTCATCGAAGAGTACGCCCGGGGGCGCACGCCGGTCCCCTGCGTGGCTTGCAACCAGGTGGTGAAGTTCGACTATCTGGCCGAGAAGGCCAGGGGATTCGGGGCGGAGAAGCTGGCGACGGGCCACTATGCGCGCCTCGTGGAAAAAAACGGCCGCCTCACCCTGGGGCGCAGCGCCGACCGCGAGAAGGATCAGACCTACTTCCTCTTCGGGATGAGCCAGGCGCAGCTTGCCGGTGCGATATTCCCCCTCGGCGACTTCGAGAAAAGCCAGACACGGGAGATCGCCCGGCGGCTGGGGCTGCCTACCGCCGAGAAGCCCGAGAGCCAGGAGATCTGCTTCGTCCCCAAGGACGATTACCGCGCCTTTCTGCAGAGCGAGCGGCCCGGAATCGATCAGCCGGGCCCCATCGTCGATCGGGAGGGGAGGGCCCTGGGTGCGCACCCCGGGATCACGAACTTCACCGTCGGCCAGCGCAAGGGGATCGGCCTGGGCGGCGGCGCCCCGCGCTATGTGCTGGAGCTTCAGTCCGGGGCGGCCACGGTGGTGATCGGCGGGCGGGAGGAACTCCGCCGCGAGCGCTTTCTCGCGGAGCGGGTCGCCTGGTCGGTCCCGATCCCGGAGGAGGGGGCGCGCCTTCTCGTTCAGGTGCGCCACCGCCAGCGCCCCGCCGCCTGCCGGGTCAGGCTCCTGCCGGAGGGTTTCGCCGAGGTGGTGCCCGAGGATCCCGCCGCGCTGGGCGCCGTGGCGCCGGGGCAGGCCGCGGTGTTCTACGAGGGTGACATCATGTTCGGCGGCGGCTGGGTGTCGTCCTGA